The sequence CGATCGCGCCTTTCAAGCTATTATCTAAAAGTTCTTTGTCGGCTGATAATTCACCATCATCTTGGGAAAATTCTACCGTGGCACCTACCCAATAATCTGTGGTTGGATAAACACCCGCACCACAAGGAACTATATATGTATCGTTACAGGTAATTGCTGGTTGAAATTCGGATTTTGCTAAAGGATGCCCCAAACGTAAATGAATTGCTTGTCCCAATACCGGACGAATATCAACTTTTTGATTTAATTGTTCGGTTAAAAGTGATGAACCCAATCCCGCAGAAATGATAAATGTATCTGCTGCAATTACACCTTCTGTTGTTTCTAATTCTCTAGTACTAGAGTTTTCACGATCGGATGATGACTTCATTCCCAATACATTTACACCAAATCTGAAATTCACACCATTTTGTTGTGCTGCTTCTACCAAAGCTAATGTAAATGCTGTTGGATCTAATTGCCTATCTTGCGGAGAATGAATTGCTCCTATATATTCACGTGAACTTACATCTACCTGGGGACAGATTTTACTAAGTTGAGCCTTATCTAAAATTTCTAATTGCCAACCTTGATTTTGACGAGTTTGTTTGAGTTTTTCCCAGAACGGTAAATCATCTGCTGTTACTTGAGGAGATGGTAGCAACATTAAAATTCCTTGACGATTGAAGGGAATTTTTTTATTTGTTATCGCTTCTAATTCTGGAATTAAAGTTCCATAACGTTGGACACTTGTTTGTCGCATCCGCCAAGCTTTGCCCTTTACCTTGTGGCTGATAATGCCCATCAAAACACCCAAAGCTGCACCTGTAGCAGCTTGTGCCGGGGGTTGTTTGTCAACAACTGTAATTTTTAACCCTTCAATTAAACTTAGTTCGTAAGCTAAAGTTGCTCCAATAATACCGCAACCGACAATAACTATATGATTCATAAATTAATGTAGAGACGCTGCCATGCAACGTCTCTAAAAATACAACGTTAGATTTTAAGCGTTAAATCTCAACTAAATTGTTCGTCGGTGACAAAAGTCTTTAAGCTTCATCAGATACAGACTTCGCAGGGATTAAATCCAAAAATTGGTTAATATCAGCAAAAGCCGCATCATAAGCAGACAAAGCTTGGCTGGAATTACGTTCATCAGCAGCTTGGTCAATTTTGACGAGATTGTTGAACATGTCTCGTACAATTTTACGCGCTTGCTTTTGTTGTTCTGGCACAAGGTTAGAAACAATAAAGTTCATATTTAACCTTGCTTCTGCCATAGGACCATGTATAAAAGTTCCTACATCTATCCAATCTCTGTTTTGAATAAGTTTTTGCAACTCAGAACCGCGCTCTTGTACTGCAACTATTTCTGGTACGTATTCCTGGATTTTCTCTATTTGTGATGGAGTATAGCTTGGAGGTGCTACAGCGACATTAGGGCCA comes from Rivularia sp. PCC 7116 and encodes:
- the psbQ gene encoding photosystem II protein PsbQ, with amino-acid sequence MSRLRPLFSLILISLATLLFSCGGPNVAVAPPSYTPSQIEKIQEYVPEIVAVQERGSELQKLIQNRDWIDVGTFIHGPMAEARLNMNFIVSNLVPEQQKQARKIVRDMFNNLVKIDQAADERNSSQALSAYDAAFADINQFLDLIPAKSVSDEA
- a CDS encoding FAD-binding oxidoreductase: MNHIVIVGCGIIGATLAYELSLIEGLKITVVDKQPPAQAATGAALGVLMGIISHKVKGKAWRMRQTSVQRYGTLIPELEAITNKKIPFNRQGILMLLPSPQVTADDLPFWEKLKQTRQNQGWQLEILDKAQLSKICPQVDVSSREYIGAIHSPQDRQLDPTAFTLALVEAAQQNGVNFRFGVNVLGMKSSSDRENSSTRELETTEGVIAADTFIISAGLGSSLLTEQLNQKVDIRPVLGQAIHLRLGHPLAKSEFQPAITCNDTYIVPCGAGVYPTTDYWVGATVEFSQDDGELSADKELLDNSLKGAIATCPELAKADVIRTWSGLRPRPEGRPAPVIEKLPGYDNVILASAHYRNGVLLAPATAEMVKEMVL